The following are from one region of the Cellulomonas sp. WB94 genome:
- a CDS encoding methylated-DNA--[protein]-cysteine S-methyltransferase: protein MTSTDLDPEARDLLATAGPTDLDLARLHERLVAAADDAGVLDVAYRTIDTPVGALLLVATELGLVRVAFAAEDHDAVLASIAARISPRILRAPARLDDAARQLGEYFEGRRHAFDLPLDLSLSTGFRRTVLSQLREIEYGHTASYASIAVAAGSPRAVRAVGSACATNPLPVVVPCHRVVRSDGTIGQYLGGTDAKRALLQLESAA, encoded by the coding sequence ATGACGAGCACCGACCTCGACCCCGAGGCACGCGACCTCCTCGCGACCGCGGGTCCCACCGATCTGGACCTCGCCCGGCTGCATGAGCGGCTCGTTGCCGCCGCGGACGATGCCGGGGTGCTGGACGTCGCCTACCGCACGATCGACACGCCGGTGGGCGCGCTGCTGCTCGTCGCCACCGAGCTCGGGCTCGTGCGGGTCGCGTTCGCCGCCGAGGACCATGACGCGGTGCTGGCGTCGATCGCGGCACGCATCAGCCCGCGGATCCTGCGCGCGCCGGCCCGGCTCGACGACGCGGCCCGTCAGCTCGGCGAGTACTTCGAGGGGCGGCGCCACGCGTTCGACCTGCCCCTCGACCTGAGCCTGTCGACCGGGTTCCGCCGGACCGTCCTCAGCCAGCTGCGGGAGATCGAGTACGGCCACACGGCGAGCTATGCGTCGATCGCGGTGGCGGCGGGGAGCCCGCGGGCCGTCCGGGCGGTCGGCAGCGCGTGCGCGACGAACCCGCTGCCCGTCGTCGTGCCGTGCCATCGCGTCGTGCGCTCGGACGGCACGATCGGTCAGTACCTCGGCGGGACGGACGCCAAGCGCGCCCTCCTGCAGCTCGAGTCGGCCGCCTGA
- a CDS encoding VOC family protein, with protein sequence MQTISPFLWFDDEAEEAATFYTSVFPRSSILDVSRYGEGAPKPGTAMVVTFVLDGLELIALNGGPGFPFTEAVSLYVKAETQDEIDELWAKLTDGGEPGRCGWLRDRYGLSWQVVPPVLGELLSDPDPARAGRAMQAMLGMAKLDIAALRASADG encoded by the coding sequence ATGCAGACGATCAGCCCGTTCCTGTGGTTCGACGACGAGGCCGAGGAAGCCGCCACGTTCTACACCTCGGTCTTCCCGAGGTCCTCGATCCTCGACGTCAGTCGCTACGGCGAGGGGGCGCCGAAGCCCGGAACCGCGATGGTCGTCACGTTCGTCCTCGACGGGCTCGAGCTCATCGCACTCAACGGGGGTCCCGGCTTCCCGTTCACCGAGGCCGTCTCGCTGTATGTGAAGGCCGAGACGCAGGACGAGATCGACGAGCTGTGGGCCAAGCTCACGGACGGCGGCGAGCCCGGCCGGTGCGGATGGCTCAGGGACCGCTACGGGTTGTCGTGGCAGGTCGTCCCGCCGGTCCTCGGCGAGCTGCTGTCCGATCCCGACCCCGCTCGGGCCGGCCGCGCCATGCAGGCGATGCTCGGCATGGCCAAGCTCGACATCGCCGCGCTGCGGGCTTCCGCCGACGGGTGA
- a CDS encoding thiamine pyrophosphate-dependent enzyme: MSAVEVKFYQVGSYAVGNRLLAPDQASGQSDMARTNALTSGHRACQGCGEALGARYVLDAAMRASNSRMVTVNATGCLEVFSTPYPETSWRVPWLHSLFGNAPAVATGAAAGLRALGKDDVRVVAQGGDGGTVDIGFACLSGMFERNDDVLYICYDNGGYMNTGVQRSGATPPAARTSTTQTVGPEPGNVFGQGKDVPRIAMAHEIPYVATATVADLRDLEAKVERAMSMHGARYLHVMVPCPLGWGSASSDTVKLARLATESGFFPVFEAERGEVTSVRKIRHQVPVEEYLTLQGRYAHLFRPQRRDDVIDRLQAIADRNIARYGLLEEVL; encoded by the coding sequence ATGAGTGCGGTCGAGGTGAAGTTCTACCAGGTCGGCAGCTACGCGGTCGGCAACCGGCTGCTGGCGCCCGACCAGGCGAGCGGGCAGTCCGACATGGCGCGGACCAACGCGCTGACGTCGGGGCACCGAGCGTGCCAGGGCTGTGGCGAGGCGCTCGGCGCCCGCTACGTGCTCGACGCGGCGATGCGCGCGTCGAACAGCCGGATGGTCACCGTGAACGCGACGGGCTGCCTCGAGGTGTTCTCGACGCCGTACCCGGAGACGTCGTGGCGGGTGCCGTGGCTCCACTCCCTGTTCGGCAACGCGCCGGCCGTCGCGACGGGCGCGGCTGCAGGTCTGCGGGCCCTCGGCAAGGACGACGTCCGCGTCGTCGCCCAGGGTGGCGACGGCGGCACGGTCGACATCGGCTTCGCGTGCCTGTCGGGCATGTTCGAGCGCAACGACGACGTGCTCTACATCTGCTACGACAACGGCGGCTACATGAACACCGGCGTCCAGCGGTCGGGTGCGACACCACCGGCCGCTCGCACCTCGACGACGCAGACCGTGGGACCCGAGCCGGGCAACGTCTTCGGCCAGGGCAAGGACGTGCCACGCATCGCGATGGCCCACGAGATCCCGTACGTGGCCACCGCGACGGTCGCCGACCTGCGCGACCTCGAGGCGAAGGTCGAGCGTGCGATGAGCATGCACGGCGCGCGCTACCTGCACGTCATGGTGCCGTGCCCGCTCGGCTGGGGCTCGGCGTCGTCGGACACGGTGAAGCTGGCCCGGCTCGCGACCGAGAGCGGCTTCTTCCCGGTGTTCGAGGCCGAGCGAGGAGAGGTCACGTCGGTGCGCAAGATCCGTCACCAGGTGCCCGTCGAGGAGTACCTCACGCTGCAGGGCCGGTACGCGCACCTGTTCCGCCCCCAGCGTCGTGACGACGTGATCGACCGCCTCCAGGCGATCGCCGACCGCAACATCGCCCGGTACGGGCTGCTGGAAGAGGTGCTCTGA
- a CDS encoding PIG-L family deacetylase: MIKRRHPARRTGARLARALGAFGVLGTLWFTRGVLISVVLVSVPLGAAPVALQVPSTAPCAAGAMQVVAHEDDDLLFQSPDLAQDVLAGRCVRTVFLTAGDAAQGETYWRGREAGSLAAYAQMAGVADRWSSSDAGVPGHTVRLMTLTDAPQVSVVFLRLPDGNRAGTGMLVHDHQSLRRLWDGDIAAIDAVDGSATYTDASLTSTLTDLMTAFRPTTVRTQDWTIEFRHGDNADHTATALFTRQADQGYRSAHTLLAYGGYPMWTRLPNVTGTDLRAKKDAFQAYAAHDPKICLEPWCPGDLVSTLRLARQYIVASEATGDVAAADS; the protein is encoded by the coding sequence GTGATCAAGCGGCGTCACCCCGCTCGCCGTACCGGCGCGAGGCTCGCACGGGCCCTCGGTGCGTTCGGCGTCCTCGGCACCCTGTGGTTCACGCGGGGTGTGCTGATCTCCGTGGTCCTGGTGTCCGTGCCCCTCGGGGCCGCGCCCGTGGCGCTCCAGGTGCCCTCGACGGCCCCCTGCGCGGCGGGCGCGATGCAGGTCGTGGCCCACGAGGACGACGACCTGCTGTTCCAGAGCCCCGACCTCGCCCAGGACGTCCTGGCGGGCCGGTGCGTGCGGACGGTCTTCCTCACCGCGGGTGACGCCGCCCAGGGCGAGACGTACTGGCGCGGCCGCGAGGCGGGCAGCCTGGCCGCGTACGCGCAGATGGCCGGCGTCGCGGACCGCTGGAGCTCGTCCGACGCCGGCGTGCCCGGCCACACCGTGCGGCTCATGACGTTGACGGACGCCCCCCAGGTGTCGGTCGTCTTCCTGCGCCTGCCCGACGGCAACCGGGCCGGGACGGGGATGCTGGTGCACGACCACCAGAGCCTGCGTCGGCTCTGGGACGGCGACATCGCCGCGATCGACGCGGTCGACGGCTCGGCCACCTACACGGACGCGTCGCTCACCAGCACGTTGACCGACCTCATGACCGCGTTCCGCCCCACGACGGTGCGCACCCAGGACTGGACCATCGAGTTCCGCCACGGCGACAACGCCGACCACACCGCGACGGCCCTGTTCACGCGACAGGCCGACCAGGGCTACCGCTCAGCCCACACGCTCCTCGCGTACGGCGGCTACCCGATGTGGACCCGGCTGCCGAACGTCACCGGCACCGACCTCAGGGCCAAGAAGGACGCCTTCCAGGCCTACGCGGCCCACGACCCGAAGATCTGCCTCGAGCCGTGGTGCCCGGGCGACCTGGTGTCCACGCTGCGCCTGGCGCGCCAGTACATCGTCGCGAGCGAGGCGACGGGCGACGTCGCGGCCGCCGACAGCTGA
- the nhaA gene encoding Na+/H+ antiporter NhaA: protein MLLARGSWSETARVSAILRKETVGGALLLVATVVALVWANSPFSDSYATLRDVRVGPAALGLDLTLGGWASDGLLAVFFFVVGLELKREFVAGDLRDPRRAALPVLAAVGGMAVPAVVYVLVNLTTGDGALRGWAIPTATDIAFALAVLAVVGTHLPAALRTFLLTLAVVDDLLAVTIIAVFYTSHVSVLALLGALAVLALFWVAVQRRIRSWWLLLPLAVATWALMHASGVHATVAGVLLGFAVPVVRSHAAGGPEAGPGLAEHFEHRFRPLSAGIAVPVFAFFAAGVTVGGTSGLTQSLTDSVALGIVAGLVVGKAVGILGTTYLVARFTRADLDASLGWLDVLCIATLGGIGFTVSLLIGDLAFGAGSARDEHVKVAVLAASVLASLLSAALLRARNRTYRRIAELEELDADADGVPDVFGPGRGRSGDSA, encoded by the coding sequence GTGCTCCTCGCCCGAGGGTCGTGGTCGGAGACGGCCCGGGTCTCCGCGATCCTGCGCAAGGAGACGGTCGGCGGCGCGCTGCTGCTCGTGGCGACCGTCGTGGCGCTCGTCTGGGCGAACTCCCCGTTCTCGGACTCCTACGCGACCCTGCGTGACGTCCGGGTCGGGCCGGCTGCCCTCGGGCTCGACCTGACCCTGGGCGGCTGGGCGTCCGACGGTCTGCTGGCGGTCTTCTTCTTCGTCGTCGGGCTCGAGCTGAAGCGCGAGTTCGTCGCGGGCGACCTGCGCGACCCGCGCCGCGCCGCGCTCCCCGTCCTGGCTGCGGTCGGCGGCATGGCCGTCCCTGCCGTCGTCTACGTGCTCGTCAACCTCACCACGGGCGACGGCGCGCTGCGGGGGTGGGCGATCCCCACCGCGACCGACATCGCGTTCGCGCTGGCGGTCCTGGCGGTCGTCGGCACCCACCTGCCCGCGGCCCTGCGCACGTTCCTGCTCACCCTCGCCGTCGTCGACGACCTGCTCGCTGTGACGATCATCGCGGTCTTCTACACGTCGCACGTGTCCGTGCTCGCGCTGCTCGGAGCGCTGGCGGTGCTCGCGCTGTTCTGGGTCGCGGTCCAGCGCCGGATCCGGTCGTGGTGGCTGCTCCTGCCGCTCGCGGTGGCCACCTGGGCGCTCATGCACGCCTCGGGCGTGCACGCCACGGTCGCCGGCGTCCTGCTCGGCTTCGCCGTCCCCGTGGTCCGCAGCCACGCGGCGGGCGGCCCGGAAGCTGGTCCCGGACTCGCTGAGCACTTCGAGCACCGCTTCCGGCCGCTGTCCGCAGGGATCGCGGTCCCGGTGTTCGCGTTCTTCGCGGCCGGCGTCACCGTCGGCGGCACCTCAGGGCTCACGCAGTCGCTGACGGACAGCGTCGCGCTGGGCATCGTCGCCGGTCTCGTGGTCGGCAAGGCCGTCGGGATCCTCGGGACGACCTACCTGGTCGCCCGGTTCACCCGTGCCGATCTCGACGCGAGCCTGGGATGGCTCGACGTCCTGTGCATCGCGACCCTCGGAGGGATCGGGTTCACGGTGTCGCTCCTCATCGGCGACCTCGCGTTCGGGGCGGGCAGCGCGCGTGACGAGCACGTCAAGGTGGCAGTCCTCGCCGCGTCGGTCCTCGCGTCGCTGCTCTCCGCCGCGCTGCTGCGCGCCCGCAACCGGACCTACCGCCGCATCGCGGAGCTCGAGGAGCTCGACGCGGACGCGGACGGCGTGCCCGACGTCTTCGGGCCAGGCCGCGGCCGGTCGGGCGACTCGGCCTGA
- a CDS encoding 2-oxoacid:acceptor oxidoreductase family protein — protein sequence MFQVRIHGRGGQGVVTAAELLSVAAFSEGHHAQAFPSFGSERTGAPVVSFCRISEVAIRSHDPVAEPDAVIVQDVTLLGQIDVLGGLSPTGYVLLNTEQPLAELGLAAAERALPPGHLVSIPATALALEHVGRAVSNVPLLGAFAALTGLLSIDSVVAAIEARFSGPVAAKNAAAARAAFELVVQEAAHVAAG from the coding sequence ATGTTTCAGGTTCGCATCCACGGGCGTGGCGGACAGGGCGTCGTCACAGCAGCCGAGCTGCTCTCTGTCGCAGCCTTCAGCGAGGGGCATCACGCGCAGGCGTTCCCCAGCTTCGGATCGGAACGCACCGGCGCGCCGGTCGTGTCGTTCTGCCGGATCTCCGAGGTCGCGATCCGGTCGCACGACCCGGTCGCCGAGCCCGACGCCGTGATCGTCCAGGACGTCACGCTGCTCGGTCAGATCGACGTCCTCGGCGGGTTGAGCCCCACCGGGTACGTCCTGCTGAACACCGAGCAGCCGCTCGCCGAGCTCGGCCTGGCTGCGGCGGAGCGGGCGTTGCCGCCCGGACACCTCGTCAGCATCCCTGCGACCGCGCTCGCGCTCGAGCACGTCGGCCGCGCGGTGTCCAACGTGCCGCTCCTCGGCGCGTTCGCCGCACTGACGGGGCTGCTGTCCATCGACTCGGTCGTCGCGGCGATCGAGGCCAGGTTCTCCGGTCCGGTCGCGGCGAAGAACGCCGCAGCCGCCCGCGCCGCATTCGAGCTCGTCGTCCAGGAGGCCGCACATGTTGCAGCAGGTTGA
- a CDS encoding RNA polymerase sigma factor: MTVHEPFELVVARHGGTVLRVCRAVLGPVDADDAWSATFLSALVAYPELAPDANVEAWLVTIAHRKAIDIVRATSRRAVPVDVLPETSTTPGADARDLDLWAALAALPTKQREVVAYHHLGGLPYAEVADLLGGTAVAARRAGADGIATLRRTYGTTAPASTSRREP; the protein is encoded by the coding sequence GTGACCGTGCATGAACCCTTCGAGCTCGTCGTCGCCCGCCATGGCGGGACGGTCCTGCGCGTCTGCCGGGCCGTCCTCGGGCCGGTCGACGCCGACGACGCGTGGTCGGCGACGTTCCTGTCGGCGCTCGTCGCCTACCCCGAGCTGGCCCCGGACGCGAACGTCGAGGCATGGCTCGTGACGATCGCGCACCGCAAGGCGATCGACATCGTCCGGGCGACCTCACGTCGCGCGGTCCCGGTCGACGTCCTGCCCGAGACGAGCACCACGCCCGGAGCCGACGCGCGCGACCTCGACCTGTGGGCCGCGTTGGCGGCTCTGCCGACCAAGCAGCGCGAGGTGGTCGCCTACCACCACCTCGGCGGCTTGCCCTATGCCGAGGTCGCCGACCTGCTCGGCGGGACCGCCGTCGCGGCTCGTCGGGCCGGCGCCGACGGCATCGCGACCCTCCGCCGTACGTACGGCACCACCGCACCAGCCTCGACCTCTCGGAGAGAACCATGA
- a CDS encoding lysylphosphatidylglycerol synthase transmembrane domain-containing protein, with translation MNEPPKDDTRAPGVQIVDAPTARVHDPSDLLGLVLSAVGVLAVLVAVVSAQGTTAGVAQDVRGFSWLLRRVLVFPVAVLEGLVTLIAPVAVLAELAVRRNGRQLLQVGAAGLVALALCVATTAALTAFGSAELLHGLSVSRDGRWVLSVPASVAALAGVLTAAGPRARRRTVLWSWNLLWFSLGVVLVTGQVSLSGAAVALLLGRVAGLGVRFVSGVRSERAYGAALVAGIRRAGFDPARLVRVGDADEHRMYDLTTAAGQGLRVVVLDGDRQVVGALSRLWRSVRLRGIEGRSLVSLRQAVERTALLAYAARAAGVRTPQPLGIAEAQDSMLVIEALTGAVPLRLVDDAQLSDELLHAIWGQLRSAHDAGIAHRALTSDTILVELGAGEPVVWLVGWDSGDVASTELARRMDLTQLVALLAVRVGAARALESAAAVLPRQDLAAIGPLLQSVVLPQRTRDEMRAHPGLLAQLRSALVERLPGTDVEPEQVTRFGVRTVLTVVLPVVAVVVILTSINVDEIGTALTSSDWRWSAVAFGLGLATYVGAGLTFAAFAPVKVSLRSATLVHAVGAFVSLAAPAGVGSAALNLRLLTRRGVSTSLAVATVALVQVSQFIVTIALLLLLSLVSGSNDTSLFAPGPGALVAIGVVALALAAALLFPGVRRWAVRTSMPTVRQTWPRLVDVLGHPGRVALAILGNVMLTMGYVLAFDASLAAFGQHRGIVEVAVIYLVGNAAGAAIPTPGGIGTIEVTLIGGLTAAGMNPGVAASAVVLFRLLTFWLPIPLGWLAMRHMRRTGEL, from the coding sequence GTGAACGAGCCCCCGAAGGACGACACCCGCGCCCCGGGCGTGCAGATCGTCGACGCGCCGACAGCCCGCGTGCACGACCCGAGCGACCTGCTCGGTCTCGTCCTGTCCGCCGTCGGCGTCCTGGCCGTGCTGGTCGCAGTCGTCTCTGCGCAGGGCACCACGGCCGGGGTCGCCCAGGACGTCCGCGGCTTCAGCTGGCTGCTCCGGCGCGTGCTGGTGTTCCCGGTGGCCGTTCTCGAAGGGCTCGTCACGCTCATCGCGCCGGTCGCGGTCCTCGCCGAGCTCGCGGTCCGACGGAACGGTCGCCAGCTGCTCCAGGTGGGAGCAGCCGGTCTCGTGGCACTCGCCCTGTGCGTCGCGACGACCGCCGCTCTGACCGCGTTCGGGTCCGCCGAGCTCCTGCACGGACTCTCGGTCTCGCGTGACGGCCGCTGGGTGCTGTCGGTCCCGGCGTCGGTGGCCGCCCTCGCGGGCGTGCTGACCGCTGCGGGCCCGCGTGCGCGTCGCCGGACGGTCCTGTGGTCCTGGAACCTGCTGTGGTTCTCGCTCGGCGTCGTCCTGGTGACCGGCCAGGTCTCGTTGTCCGGTGCGGCCGTGGCGCTGCTCCTCGGGAGGGTCGCCGGCCTGGGGGTGCGCTTCGTGTCGGGGGTGCGGTCCGAACGCGCCTACGGGGCGGCGCTCGTCGCAGGGATCCGCCGCGCCGGGTTCGACCCCGCGCGGCTCGTCCGGGTCGGCGACGCCGACGAGCACCGGATGTACGACCTGACCACCGCCGCGGGGCAGGGCCTGCGCGTCGTCGTGCTCGACGGTGACCGGCAGGTCGTCGGCGCGCTGTCGAGGCTCTGGCGGTCGGTACGGCTGCGCGGCATCGAGGGGCGCTCGCTCGTGTCGCTGCGCCAGGCCGTCGAACGCACGGCGCTGCTCGCCTACGCGGCCCGCGCAGCCGGGGTGCGCACGCCGCAGCCCCTCGGCATCGCCGAGGCTCAGGACTCGATGCTCGTGATCGAGGCGTTGACGGGCGCGGTGCCGCTGCGGCTCGTCGACGACGCACAGCTCTCGGACGAGCTGCTGCACGCGATCTGGGGCCAGCTGAGGTCGGCCCACGACGCCGGCATCGCGCACCGCGCGCTGACGTCGGACACGATCCTGGTCGAGCTGGGGGCCGGGGAGCCGGTCGTGTGGCTCGTCGGCTGGGACTCGGGCGACGTCGCCTCGACGGAGCTCGCGCGCCGGATGGACCTCACGCAGCTCGTGGCCCTGCTCGCGGTGCGGGTCGGCGCGGCGCGTGCCCTCGAGTCGGCCGCAGCCGTCCTGCCACGCCAGGACCTCGCAGCGATCGGGCCACTGCTGCAGAGCGTCGTCCTGCCGCAGCGCACCCGCGACGAGATGCGCGCGCACCCGGGGCTGCTGGCCCAGCTGCGGTCCGCGCTCGTCGAGCGGCTGCCCGGCACCGACGTCGAGCCCGAGCAGGTGACCCGCTTCGGCGTGCGCACGGTGCTCACCGTGGTGCTGCCGGTGGTGGCTGTCGTCGTCATCCTCACGAGCATCAACGTCGACGAGATCGGCACGGCGCTGACGTCGAGCGACTGGCGCTGGAGCGCCGTCGCGTTCGGTCTGGGCCTCGCCACCTACGTGGGGGCCGGTCTGACGTTCGCCGCGTTCGCTCCGGTCAAGGTCAGCCTGCGGTCGGCGACGCTCGTGCACGCCGTGGGGGCCTTCGTGTCCCTGGCCGCGCCCGCCGGCGTGGGATCAGCGGCGCTGAACCTGCGGCTGCTCACGCGGCGCGGGGTCAGCACGTCCCTCGCGGTCGCGACCGTCGCACTCGTCCAGGTCTCGCAGTTCATCGTGACGATCGCACTGCTGCTGCTCCTGTCGCTCGTCTCCGGCTCGAACGACACGTCACTGTTCGCCCCGGGGCCAGGGGCACTCGTCGCGATCGGCGTCGTCGCTCTCGCCCTGGCGGCCGCGCTGCTGTTCCCGGGCGTGCGCCGCTGGGCCGTGCGGACGTCGATGCCCACGGTGCGGCAGACGTGGCCGCGGCTCGTCGACGTGCTGGGACACCCTGGCAGGGTCGCCCTGGCGATCCTCGGCAACGTGATGCTGACCATGGGCTATGTGCTCGCGTTCGACGCCTCGCTCGCCGCGTTCGGCCAGCACCGGGGCATCGTCGAGGTCGCCGTGATCTACCTCGTGGGCAACGCGGCCGGGGCGGCCATCCCGACCCCCGGCGGGATCGGCACGATCGAGGTGACGCTCATCGGCGGGCTCACGGCCGCAGGGATGAACCCCGGGGTGGCCGCCTCGGCGGTCGTGCTCTTCCGCCTGCTGACCTTCTGGCTCCCGATCCCGCTCGGCTGGCTGGCCATGCGCCACATGCGACGCACCGGCGAGCTGTAG
- a CDS encoding NAD(P)-binding protein, with protein MDTPFAITLGVGSSLANRTGAWRVERPEYVSLTAPCAHACPAHENPQDWLYTAEDGSYEEAWHALVVANPFPAIMGRVCYHPCQTACNRGKLDEAVGINAVERFLGDLAIEKGWALPVPETTSGRRVLVVGSGPAGLSAAYHLRRLGHEVTIRDGSKTPGGMMRYGIPAYRLPRAVLDAEIARIEATGVKIEMQTTVASVVDAMAEGFDAVFLAVGAQIGKRAYVPAGEAARILDAVTLLHGVADGEMPMLGRRVVVYGGGNTAVDAARTARRLGATESVIVYRRTRDRMPAHDSEVEEALEEGVTFRWLSTITHADAGHLMVERMELDETGFPQPTGELEDLEADSLVLALGQETDLSLLDGIPDLTFVDGVVQIDDRFMTGHPGIFAGGDVVPAERTVTVGVGHGSRAADSIHAYLAQLDGVAAGPAEPVEAPIAEYERLNTWYFADAPHAVRPHLEAARRATGFDEVVQALEPATALYEARRCMSCGNCFECDNCYGVCPDNAVIKLGVGEGFRFDYDYCKGCGICATECPAGAIRMVPEPTTAI; from the coding sequence ATGGACACACCGTTCGCGATCACGCTCGGCGTCGGATCGTCCCTGGCCAACCGCACGGGCGCCTGGCGCGTCGAGCGGCCGGAGTACGTCTCGCTGACGGCGCCGTGCGCGCACGCCTGCCCAGCGCACGAGAACCCCCAGGACTGGCTGTACACGGCCGAGGACGGCTCGTACGAGGAGGCCTGGCACGCGCTCGTGGTGGCCAACCCGTTCCCGGCCATCATGGGTCGCGTCTGCTACCACCCGTGCCAGACGGCGTGCAACCGCGGCAAGCTCGACGAGGCCGTGGGGATCAACGCGGTCGAGCGGTTCCTCGGCGACCTCGCGATCGAGAAGGGCTGGGCCCTACCCGTCCCGGAGACGACGTCCGGCCGTCGCGTGCTCGTGGTGGGCTCCGGCCCGGCCGGACTGTCCGCGGCGTACCACCTGCGCCGGCTCGGGCACGAGGTGACGATCCGGGACGGCTCGAAGACGCCCGGCGGCATGATGCGGTACGGCATCCCCGCCTACCGGCTGCCCCGCGCCGTGCTCGACGCCGAGATCGCCCGGATCGAGGCGACCGGCGTGAAGATCGAGATGCAGACGACCGTCGCGTCGGTCGTCGACGCCATGGCCGAGGGCTTCGACGCCGTCTTCCTCGCGGTCGGCGCCCAGATCGGCAAGCGCGCGTACGTCCCGGCGGGGGAGGCTGCGCGGATCCTCGATGCGGTGACCCTGCTGCACGGCGTCGCCGACGGCGAGATGCCCATGCTCGGTCGGCGCGTGGTGGTCTACGGCGGCGGCAACACGGCCGTCGACGCCGCCCGCACCGCGCGTAGGCTCGGCGCGACCGAGTCGGTCATCGTCTACCGGCGTACCCGCGACCGGATGCCCGCGCACGACTCGGAGGTCGAGGAGGCCCTCGAGGAGGGCGTGACCTTCCGCTGGCTGTCGACGATCACGCACGCCGACGCCGGTCACCTGATGGTCGAGCGCATGGAGCTCGACGAGACGGGATTCCCGCAGCCGACCGGTGAGCTCGAGGACCTCGAGGCCGACTCGCTCGTGCTCGCCCTCGGCCAGGAGACCGACCTGTCGTTGCTCGACGGCATCCCCGACCTCACGTTCGTCGACGGCGTCGTGCAGATCGACGACCGGTTCATGACCGGCCACCCGGGGATCTTCGCGGGTGGTGACGTGGTGCCGGCCGAACGCACGGTCACGGTCGGTGTCGGGCACGGCTCGCGCGCCGCGGACTCGATCCACGCCTACCTCGCGCAGCTCGACGGTGTGGCCGCCGGCCCGGCCGAGCCCGTCGAGGCACCGATCGCGGAGTACGAGCGGCTCAACACCTGGTACTTCGCCGATGCCCCGCACGCGGTGCGCCCGCACCTCGAGGCGGCTCGGCGGGCGACCGGGTTCGACGAGGTCGTCCAGGCGCTCGAGCCGGCGACCGCGCTCTACGAGGCGCGTCGGTGCATGTCGTGCGGCAACTGCTTCGAGTGCGACAACTGCTACGGCGTGTGCCCCGACAACGCGGTCATCAAACTGGGGGTCGGCGAGGGGTTCCGCTTCGACTACGACTACTGCAAGGGGTGCGGCATCTGCGCGACCGAGTGCCCCGCCGGGGCGATCCGGATGGTGCCGGAGCCGACGACTGCGATCTGA
- a CDS encoding pyruvate ferredoxin oxidoreductase, with protein sequence MLQQVEGSKAVAVAVAACRPQVVCAYPISPQTHIVEELSRMVKAGELTGCEYVNVESEFAAMSGAIGASAVGARSYTATASQGLLYMVEAVYNASGMELPIVMTVANRAIGAPINIWNDHGDAMSQRDSGWLQLYATSNQEAADLHVQAFRIAEELSVPVMVCMDGFVLTHATEQVDIPEQGQVDAFLPSFVPQQVLDPDNPVSIGAMVGPEAFTEVRYLAHHRQLDALETIPRVAAEFAAVFGRDSGGLVRPYRIDGAETVVIALGSVFGTLQDVVDLERDAGVPVGLLGITSFRPFPYDAVREALAGAKRVVVLERALAVGVGGIVASDVRSALAGGDIDQRTVIAGLGGRPITVTSLRGMVTTAVAGELEPLTFLDLDTTVVDRELARVDGGAR encoded by the coding sequence ATGTTGCAGCAGGTTGAGGGTTCGAAGGCGGTCGCCGTCGCGGTCGCCGCGTGCCGCCCCCAGGTCGTGTGCGCCTACCCGATCTCTCCGCAGACGCACATCGTCGAGGAGCTGAGCCGGATGGTGAAGGCCGGGGAGCTCACCGGGTGCGAGTACGTCAACGTCGAGTCCGAGTTCGCCGCGATGTCGGGTGCGATCGGTGCGAGCGCCGTCGGGGCGCGGTCGTACACCGCGACCGCGAGCCAGGGCCTGCTCTACATGGTCGAGGCGGTCTACAACGCCTCGGGCATGGAGCTGCCCATCGTCATGACCGTCGCGAACCGGGCGATCGGCGCTCCCATCAACATCTGGAACGACCACGGTGACGCGATGTCGCAGCGGGACTCCGGCTGGCTCCAGCTCTATGCGACGAGCAACCAGGAGGCCGCGGACCTGCACGTCCAGGCGTTCCGGATCGCCGAGGAGCTGTCGGTCCCGGTCATGGTGTGCATGGACGGTTTCGTGCTGACCCACGCGACCGAGCAGGTCGACATCCCCGAGCAGGGCCAGGTCGACGCGTTCCTCCCGTCGTTCGTCCCCCAGCAGGTTCTCGACCCGGACAACCCTGTCTCGATCGGGGCGATGGTCGGTCCCGAGGCGTTCACCGAGGTGCGCTACCTCGCCCACCACCGCCAGCTCGACGCGCTCGAGACGATCCCGCGGGTCGCGGCCGAGTTCGCCGCGGTGTTCGGCCGCGACTCCGGGGGCCTCGTCCGGCCGTACCGGATCGACGGCGCCGAGACGGTCGTCATCGCGCTCGGCTCGGTGTTCGGGACGCTGCAGGACGTCGTCGACCTCGAACGTGACGCAGGCGTGCCCGTCGGGCTGCTGGGCATCACGTCGTTCCGGCCTTTCCCCTACGACGCCGTGCGTGAGGCGCTCGCCGGGGCGAAGCGGGTGGTGGTGCTCGAGCGGGCCCTGGCCGTCGGCGTCGGCGGCATCGTCGCGAGCGACGTCCGGTCGGCACTTGCCGGTGGCGACATCGACCAGCGCACAGTCATCGCCGGCCTCGGCGGACGGCCGATCACCGTCACGTCGCTGCGCGGGATGGTGACGACGGCGGTGGCCGGGGAGCTCGAGCCGCTGACGTTCCTCGACCTCGACACGACCGTGGTCGACAGAGAGCTTGCGCGAGTGGACGGGGGCGCGCGATGA